In Cotesia glomerata isolate CgM1 linkage group LG1, MPM_Cglom_v2.3, whole genome shotgun sequence, one genomic interval encodes:
- the LOC123264338 gene encoding transcription initiation factor IIB, with translation MASSRNEANKVCCYEHPDDPLIEDYRAGDMICSKCGLVVGDRVIDVGSEWRTFSNEKSGVDPSRVGGPENPLLSGSDLSTMIGPGTGAASFDAFGSPRYQNRRSISSSDRALINAFREINGMADRINLQKVIVDRAETLFKQVHDGKNLKGRSNDAIASACLYIACRQAGVPRTFKEICAVSKISKKEIGRCFKLILKALETSVDLITTGDFMSRFCANLQLPNSVQKAATYIAKKAVELDIVPGRSPISVAAAAIYMASQASEDKKSQKEIGDIAGVADVTIRQSYKLMYPYAAKLFPEDFKFVTPIDQLPQM, from the exons ATGGCTAGCTCaag GAACGAAGCTAACAAAGTTTGCTGCTACGAGCATCCAGATGATCCTCTGATAGAAGATTACCGCGCTGGTGATATGATATGTTCTAAATGCGGACTTGTAGTCGGTGACag agTAATTGATGTTGGTTCCGAATGGAGGACATTCAGTAATGAAAAATCGGGAGTAGATCCATCTCGTGTTGGTGGTCCCGAAAATCCTCTGCTCAGTGGTTCAGATTTGTCAACAATGATCGGTCCTGGAACGGGTGCCGCTTCATTTGATGCATTCGGATCTCCACGTTATCAAAACAGACGCTCT attAGCAGCTCCGATCGCGCACTAATAAACGCGTTCCGTGAGATAAACGGTATGGCGGACCGAATAAACCTGCAGAAAGTGATAGTGGACCGGGCGGAGACGCTCTTCAAGCAAGTCCACGACGGAAAGAACCTGAAAGGTCGCTCAAACGATGCCATCGCCTCTGCCTGCTTGTACATCGCGTGTCGGCAAGCTGGCGTGCCGCGAACCTTCAAAGAAATCTGTGCCGTGAGCAAAATAAGCAAGAAGGAAATCGGCAGATGCTTCAAGCTCATCCTTAAGGCGCTGGAAACCAGTGTCGATCTGATTACCACCGGGGACTTCATGTCGCGATTCTGCGCGAATCTCCAGTTGCCGAACTCGGTCCAGAAAGCCGCGACGTACATCGCCAAGAAAGCCGTCGAGCTCGATATTGTTCCCGGTAGATCTCCGATCTCAGTCGCTGCCGCAGCTATCTATATGGCTTCACAAGCTTCGGAAGAcaagaaatctcaaaaagaGATCGGTGATATCGCGGGAGTCGCTGATGTTACCATTAGACAAtcttataaattaatgtaTCCATACGCGGCAAAACTCTTCCCCGAAGATTTCAAATTTGTGACGCCTATCGATCAATTACCCCAAATGtag
- the LOC123264931 gene encoding uncharacterized protein LOC123264931 produces MPPCQDIKRQDSTQIKNLYKNILEKKIITVPETGKSKWLINLTNKQIPVEVLELASLGKNFGLPHKNRQIPLERLMTSLELSILDLPREDSFAVRAAYLDVINNYLRQPETPIELQRKIHTTSKFIKRNPDIIFLKADKGNVTVIISRDLYISKMMNILSDPYTYCPIKYDPTKHLQWHVNKLVMSWWKKEYIPRSIGRRLQSKSGTIARAYGLPKIHKKDVPFRIIVSFVNTPTYNLAKYLQDILKTALKHPSPGLDALEKKNLRKIKFKAINSLELKKILTSADLPKDYLMISMDVVSLFTNVPLELVKQGIRKRWNVIKRYTDIDLESFIEAIELCFTSSAFLFNKFFYQQIFGAAMGSPLSSVAADIVMEDLEDECLCKLAPDIFFYVRYVDDILAFLPKNKVESALRTFNSFHNRLRFTVEREENSRINFLELTLIRTDTGRIEFDWYRKPTASGRYLNYESHHPLVQKVSMMRGLIDKAVLLAEDKFHLKNLAFVRQSLLNNNYPIKLIKDVINRRVTQLRFRSRNLGVKEIDNAALVEKDKLVKVEKKSVCLPYIKYLSESLKIAIRKFNIRLSFKNSYNLSWLFRGHKDSLPAYEKSCVIYAVPCSECDYVFVGHTKYKLKTALMKHWQDLNYPITIVDDALIEHAFGCKHYFDLKGTKILDSEPVSWIRDYLAEFYRVKLNNYYCYESYDLK; encoded by the coding sequence ATGCCTCCATGCCAAGATATCAAGCGTCAAGACTCAacacaaataaaaaacttatataaaaacatccttgaaaaaaaaatcatcacaGTTCCAGAAACCGGAAAATCAAAATGGCTAATCAACCTGACAAACAAGCAAATCCCTGTAGAAGTCCTAGAACTGGCCAGCCTGGGGAAGAACTTCGGGCTTCCTCACAAAAACAGACAAATTCCACTGGAGCGTCTGATGACTAGCCTAGAGCTGAGTATCTTGGACTTACCGCGTGAAGACTCGTTCGCGGTGCGAGCTGCTTAtttagatgtaataaataactatttacGACAACCAGAGACCCCGATTGAGCTTCAAAGAAAGATTCACACGACTTCTAAATTTATAAAGCGAAACCCCGACATTATATTTCTGAAAGCTGACAAAGGAAACGTTACTGTGATAATCAGCCGGGACTTATACATTTCAAAAATGATGAATATACTCAGCGACCCTTACACATACTGCCCTATAAAATACGACCCAACGAAGCACCTCCAGTGGCACGTCAACAAGTTAGTGATGTCCTGGTGGAAAAAGGAATATATCCCCAGATCGATCGGAAGGCGCTTGCAATCAAAAAGCGGAACAATCGCCCGCGCTTACGGTCTTCCAAAAATCCACAAAAAGGACGTTCCTTTTCGCATAATCGTTTCCTTCGTCAACACTCCGACTTATAATCTAGCGAAATACTTGCAAGATATCTTGAAGACGGCTTTGAAACACCCTTCGCCTGGGCTTGACGCTCTCGAGAAGAAAAACCTtcggaaaattaaattcaaggCAATAAATAGTTTGGAATTGAAGAAAATACTGACGAGCGCAGATTTACCCAAAGACTATTTGATGATTTCTATGGATGTAGTCTCGTTATTTACAAACGTACCTTTGGAATTGGTGAAACAAGGGATTAGAAAGCGATGGAACGTGATAAAACGCTACACTGACATAGATTTGGAATCGTTTATCGAAGCGATCGAGCTGTGCTTCACTTCTTCTGCTTTTCTGTTCAACAAGTTTTTCTACCAGCAAATATTTGGCGCGGCAATGGGCTCGCCGTTATCGTCAGTAGCAGCCGACATCGTAATGGAAGATTTGGAGGACGAGTGTCTCTGTAAACTGGCTCCAGATATCTTCTTTTACGTGAGATACGTCGACGACATTTTGGCTTTTCTGCCGAAAAACAAAGTTGAGTCTGCGTTAAGAACTTTCAATAGCTTCCACAACAGGCTGCGGTTTACTGTCGAGCGCGAGGAAAATTCCcggattaattttttggagcttaCTTTAATCCGCACTGACACTGGCAGGATTGAGTTTGACTGGTACAGAAAACCTACGGCCTCTGGGAGATACTTGAATTACGAGTCTCATCATCCCTTGGTGCAGAAAGTCAGCATGATGCGGGGATTAATTGACAAGGCTGTTTTGCTGGCTGAGGACAAGTTTcacttgaaaaatttggcgttCGTGAGACAGTCGCTACTCAACAATAACTATCCGATAAAATTGATCAAGGATGTTATTAACAGACGGGTCACGCAATTGAGATTTCGTTCTCGAAATTTAGGAGTTAAAGAAATCGACAATGCCGCTCTTGTCGAGAAGGATAAGCTTGTAAAAGTGGAGAAGAAATCCGTCTGCTTGCCATATATTAAGTATTTGTCAGAGTCACTGAAGATAGCGATACGCAAATTCAATATTCGCCTCAGTTTTAAAAACTCTTATAATTTGTCCTGGCTTTTTAGAGGACACAAAGATTCGCTTCCGGCTTATGAAAAATCCTGCGTTATTTATGCAGTTCCTTGTTCTGAGTGCGATTATGTCTTCGTGGGACATACGAAGTACAAGTTGAAAACTGCTTTGATGAAACACTGGCAAGATTTGAACTATCCGATCACAATTGTTGATGACGCGCTCATTGAACACGCGTTCGGttgcaaacattattttgatcTTAAAGGAACTAAAATTTTGGACTCTGAGCCAGTTTCTTGGATAAGAGATTATCTAGCCGAGTTTTATCGGGTTAAAttgaacaattattattgttatgagTCATACGATCtcaaataa
- the LOC123264948 gene encoding protein spaetzle 5 isoform X1 — protein sequence MRVLTFMSTLMLVANVARGNWRQPCDSYGCPYQPRYEPFVPAPPGHTPRCAKPGQTFCESLDHYPQQLIKFLVEKCTYNFATILGDEAQNDFITNQLKPEYSGYDYPKPEVQNFYQPVTLLAPQYPFPSQPTNSSDKGYMYPLPVPQINQFTADATEKEETENSRQSNSYEFNQEPWAPVGQDHQTGRSIRENSFLDVAQKNFKKRQANPKDIDLCPTESNYITPRAGLNNKGNWMYIVNIPHTRDNYSQLIKSEICRTTTCNGICSLPLGYTSKCEQKYVQKRLVALEGSGDRLYTDVFWIPHGCSCLITPNF from the exons ATGAGAGTTTTGACGTTTATGTCGACGCTG ATGCTGGTGGCGAACGTCGCGAGGGGCAATTGGCGGCAACCCTGCGACTCCTACGGGTGTCCCTATCAACCTCGTTACGAGCCCTTCGTGCCTGCACCGCCTGGGCATACGCCTCGCTGCGCCAAGCCTGGACAAACCTTCTGCGAGTCGCTCGATCATTATCCTCA gcaattgattaaatttttggtcGAAAAATGCACCTACAACTTTGCAACAATACTCGGAGATGAAGCGCAGAATGACTTTATTACAAACCAACTGAAGCCTGAGTACAGTGGGTACGATTATCCAAAACCAGAAGTCCAAAATTTTTACCAACCTGTCACTTTATTAGCACCTCAATATCCGTTTCCTTCTCAGCCAACTAATTCTTCTGACAAGGG GTACATGTACCCTCTACCTGTACCTCAAATAAACCAATTTACCGCAGATGCTACCGAGAAAGAGGAAACAGAAAACTCCAGGCAGTCAAATTCTTACGAATTCAATCAGGAGCCTTGGGCGCCAGTTGG ACAAGATCACCAAACTGGGCGTTCAATTCGCGAAAATTCCTTTTTAGATgtcgctcaaaaaaatttcaagaaacgACAAGCGAACCCCAAAGACATAGATCTTTGTCCCACTGAGTCGAATTACATTACACCACGAGCTGGATTGAATAATAAAGGGAATTGGATGTACATCGTAAATATTCCTCATACACGTGACAATTATtcgcaattaattaaaagtgaaatttGCCG aacaACAACCTGCAATGGAATATGCAGCTTGCCATTAGGATACACCAGCAAGTGTGAGCAAAAGTACGTCCAAAAACGTCTAGTAGCTTTAGAAGGTTCCGGCGATCGCCTTTACACAGACGTCTTCTGGATTCCTCACGGCTGTTCGTGTCTAATTACTCCTAACTTTTAA
- the LOC123264948 gene encoding protein spaetzle 5 isoform X2 codes for MLVANVARGNWRQPCDSYGCPYQPRYEPFVPAPPGHTPRCAKPGQTFCESLDHYPQQLIKFLVEKCTYNFATILGDEAQNDFITNQLKPEYSGYDYPKPEVQNFYQPVTLLAPQYPFPSQPTNSSDKGYMYPLPVPQINQFTADATEKEETENSRQSNSYEFNQEPWAPVGQDHQTGRSIRENSFLDVAQKNFKKRQANPKDIDLCPTESNYITPRAGLNNKGNWMYIVNIPHTRDNYSQLIKSEICRTTTCNGICSLPLGYTSKCEQKYVQKRLVALEGSGDRLYTDVFWIPHGCSCLITPNF; via the exons ATGCTGGTGGCGAACGTCGCGAGGGGCAATTGGCGGCAACCCTGCGACTCCTACGGGTGTCCCTATCAACCTCGTTACGAGCCCTTCGTGCCTGCACCGCCTGGGCATACGCCTCGCTGCGCCAAGCCTGGACAAACCTTCTGCGAGTCGCTCGATCATTATCCTCA gcaattgattaaatttttggtcGAAAAATGCACCTACAACTTTGCAACAATACTCGGAGATGAAGCGCAGAATGACTTTATTACAAACCAACTGAAGCCTGAGTACAGTGGGTACGATTATCCAAAACCAGAAGTCCAAAATTTTTACCAACCTGTCACTTTATTAGCACCTCAATATCCGTTTCCTTCTCAGCCAACTAATTCTTCTGACAAGGG GTACATGTACCCTCTACCTGTACCTCAAATAAACCAATTTACCGCAGATGCTACCGAGAAAGAGGAAACAGAAAACTCCAGGCAGTCAAATTCTTACGAATTCAATCAGGAGCCTTGGGCGCCAGTTGG ACAAGATCACCAAACTGGGCGTTCAATTCGCGAAAATTCCTTTTTAGATgtcgctcaaaaaaatttcaagaaacgACAAGCGAACCCCAAAGACATAGATCTTTGTCCCACTGAGTCGAATTACATTACACCACGAGCTGGATTGAATAATAAAGGGAATTGGATGTACATCGTAAATATTCCTCATACACGTGACAATTATtcgcaattaattaaaagtgaaatttGCCG aacaACAACCTGCAATGGAATATGCAGCTTGCCATTAGGATACACCAGCAAGTGTGAGCAAAAGTACGTCCAAAAACGTCTAGTAGCTTTAGAAGGTTCCGGCGATCGCCTTTACACAGACGTCTTCTGGATTCCTCACGGCTGTTCGTGTCTAATTACTCCTAACTTTTAA